The DNA region CGGCTTCCAATGGAAACAATGGGGCGGAGGCCAGCCTGCAGTCACATAAGGGGGGCGGACCTTTGAAGGACATTCAGTTGGAGTATCTCGATCGAGGTCTGGTCGCGGCCTCTACATCCGAGGGTGTTTTTCTCAGTTGGAGATTGCTTGGTGATGAGGCTACAGGGTATAGCGATAAAGGTCTGACAGGTACGGATTTCAACGTGTATCGGGATGGCAAGAAGATTGCTACGGTCACCGATAGCACCAACTATGTTGATGCGGCAGGCCAATCGTCATCGCGTTATGAAGTGGCAGCGGTAACCAAGAAGGGCAAGGAGAGCAAACGCAGTGCATCTGTCCAACCTTGGGCGAATGGCTACGTCGATATCCCTTTGCAAAAACCGGCCGATGGTGTGACGCCAGTGGGAGAAGCCTTCACATATTCTGCGAATGACATGAGTGTGGGCGATGTGGACGGGGACGGTCAGTATGAGTTTTTTGTAAAATGGGACCCTTCCAACTCCAAGGATGTCTCGCAAAAAGGCTACACCGGTAAAACGTACGTGGATTGTTACACGCTGGACGGACAATTGTTATACCGGATCGATCTCGGGGTTAACATCCGTTCGGGTGCTCATTATACACAGATGCTCGTTTATGATTTTGACGGGGATGGCAAGGCTGAGATGATGTTCAAGACCGCTCCGGGTACTAAGATAATTCAATATAACAAAAAAGGGAAAGTGACGTCCGAGAAATACATCACCCTTCCGAAGCAGGATCGCAAGGCAGGATACTCCAACGAAGATGATTACCGTCTAAGTGCAGATGGCTACTATGATCATGTCGTAGATATGTTCAAGAACTGGCATAAACATGAAGAGGTCGTGAAGGGCAACTGGCCTGCTACGCTGGAAGAAGCTTTTGGAATGGAGAAAAAGTATACCTATCCATTATCTCAGCAGGACGCCGAAAGTCTGGCCGATTACTTCATCGATGTGTATGCACCGAGCCGCAGTGACAAGAATGAGCTGCGCAAGTTCGAAGGCTTTATCGTGGATGGGCCTGAGTATGTAACGGTGTTCGAAGGAGAGTCAGGCAAAGAGCTGGAGACGATTCCTTATGAGCCGGGACGGCAGGATGATGGGCTGATGTGGGGCGATTACGCGATGGCTCGCATCGAACCGGGCAACCGGGTAGACCGTTTCCTGGCAGGCGTGGCCTATCTGGACGGGAAGCAACCGTCTGCGATCTTTGCACGCGGCTACTACACACGTTCCACCATGGTCGCCTACAACTGGGATGGCAAAAAGCTCAAGCGTGAATGGAAAGTGGACAGTGGCTGGACACCGATGAAGAACCCGTTCAATGACGGTCCGCATGGAGTGGATGGTACAGATCCGGAGTATGGTTCCATCACAACGCAAGGCGCGCACTATTTTAGTGTCGCTGATGTCGATGGAGACGGTAAACAGGAGATTGTATACGGCTCGGCCACGATTGATCATGATGGCATTGTGCTGTACAGCTCCACGGACCTGATGCCTGCACAGAGTGCTGCACCGGGAACGATCGCTCGTCTGGGGCATGGTGACGCACTTCATGTAGCCGATATTGATCCGGAACGTCCGGGACTGGAGATCTTCATGGTGCATGAGGGCGGCCCTTGGGCTCCATACGGATATTCCCTGCGGGATGCGAAGACCGGGAAAGTGATCTATGGTGGGTACACGGGCAAAGATACCGGACGCGGCATGATTGGTGATGTGGATCCGACCCGCCGAGGGTTGGAGACATGGGCTGTGGGATTGTGGACAGCCAGCGGTGAGAAGATAAGCGATAAAGCCCCTGGTACTAATATGAACATTCGCTGGGCGGCCGATATGACAACTCAGATCGTGGACGGGGCCATCGATGTCACACCTACGATCAAGGATTGGAATCGGGGTACGCTGTTAACCGCAACCGGAACGTTGACCAACAATTATACCAAAGGAACGCCATCACTCGTAGCGGATATCTTTGGGGATTGGCGGGAAGAGATGCTGGTGAGAACCGAGGACAGCTTGGCAATCCGCATCTATCTGAGCACCGAGAAGACCGACCGCAAACTGTACACGCTGATGCATGACGCGATGTATCGTGTCGGCATTGCCGGACAGAACAGTGGATACAATCAACCGTCCTACCCATCCTTCTATATGGCCTCGGATATCGATTGGTCGAAGGTTACACTGCCCAAGTTCCACACGCCCAAGTCGGGTAAGGGTGGGAAGTAAGAAGTAATAGGTGATAGGTGATAAGTGAGAAGAGGCCCAAAACACAGATTATCTGAAGGTTGGGCTTGAGAACGCATACCAGCATGGTGATTCATCGTGCTCTGGGGGATGCCATCTGGAAACGTAAATTCAAAAGCGTAATTCCGAGGGCGTAATTCCAAAAGTACTATTTTGTTATAGAAGTTGTTTACTATTGTAATACAGCGAAGCTCTGGAGTAACCTCGGGTGCGTTTAGGCGTATGGAGGATTACTCGGAGCTTTTTTTAGGTGGCTAAACCGAAACAGACAGCATCATCATTTCAAATGTGCTACGGATGCAAAATCTTGAATGGTGTACTTCCCGTTTTCATGAATCAATGTGGTGATAGAGCATTCGGGAATCAGTTGACTTTGCATGGCTATAAAATCAGGATGCCAGACGTTAAGCTCATGCACTGGAAATGTGTTTACCAGAAAATCCGTAATTAACCCGCCATGAGTAACGATAACAATATGACTATCCGGTGGCTCTGTGTTCGCCAGTTCGGTTAGGAAAGAGGCTAAACGTTCCCCTGACTGTTTGGATGAATCACCCACGGGTGGAAGGTAGTGTGGATCAATTGTGCATCGGTCCCACATGGCAATAAATTCTTCAAATGTTTGTTCAGGCAGGTCCCCCCAGTTGGCGCGTTCGCGAAGACGCTGGTCTTCAGTCACAATAGCTTTAGTCTTCAAAGCAAAATACTCTGCGGTTTCCTTTGCCCTTCGAAGTGGACTTGAAACGATCTTGGTGATAGGCGCATTAGCCAAATGAAGTGCTGTTGACTCAGCTTGTGCTATTCCTTCGGATGTGATGGGAACATCACCGATTCGCTTTTCTTTGATCCCATGCCTCACTAGGAAAAATGTAGTTCTCATGCCCTCAAAACCTCCTGCTTATAGATTGGATAAATACCCAATTTATTAGTTATAAATCTAATTATATGATTATCTAATTTAATATAGCAATGATATTTTTTTGAACGGGTGAAATACATCGCCAAGACTTGTTACAATGGAGAAAAGTGAGGATCGTTGCAGCAACGGAGGTGCAGGCATTGGAAGCAAAACATTGGACAGGCAGTCTGTTTCAGGAGAAACTGCGCACAGATGACTATGGACCGCGTTTCTACGCGTATTATTACAAGCAATGGGCTAACTACCAAATGTCCTATCACGACCATGATTCCACTGAGATCATGTACATTATTTCGGGAATGTGCCGGGTCGACGTACAGATGCCGGATGGGAGCTCGGAACAGGCTGTATTGAAAAAAGGGCAGTTCATTCTGCTGGACGCCGGGGTCCCACACCGACTGCTGGTACAGGATGGTGTCCCGTGCCGCATGCTGAATGTGGAGTTTGGAGTTGCCAGGTCGGAGCCAGGGCAGCCTTCCATTCGCCAACTCGCGCTGGAGGAGGAAGAAGTCCATGCATTTCTCACTCAAGCCTCGCCTTATCTGGTACTGCCTGACCCGGAAGAGGTGTACCACATTATGAAAAGCCTGGTGTTGGAGCTGGATCAACGAGGTCTGATGGAGCAGGGAAGATCTTCTAAACCCATGCGGATTATTCCGCCGGAGGAACGCTCGCATCATCGTGAATCCCGTGATCTGAAGTCTCCTGAGCAAGGTACGCTGGTACGCACGTTGTTTATCCAACTGCTGGTTCGGGTCGCCCGACTTCGCGGGGAAATCAACCGAAGTGCACTGGATCAGACAGAGCTGTATGTGAAAAGGACGATTGAATTCATGCATCACAATATGGATCGCCATATTCAGATGAAGGATATCGCGGCAGCAGTGAATCTGCATCCGGGCTATTTGCACCGTATTTTTCGCCAGCACACGAAGCGCACGCCTACCGATTATCTGACGATGCTTCGAATGGAGAAGGCCAAGATGCTGCTGCAACAGACGGATATCCTCATCTCCGAAATTTCCGATTATGTGGGCGTAGGGAGCAGGCAATATTTTCATATGTTATTCAAGAAATATACAGGACACACTCCGGTTGAATTCCGTTCCTCGATAGAGCGACATGTCAGTCATTATCCCTCGGATGAATAGGGGCGGATAGATCGTCTGATTTGTTCCGAGTAGGAGAGTGCCAATAAGCTGGGACACAGAAGTTAGGATTTTTGACAACCTTTACGTGAACAGGTCATGATTTTGATAACGCTTACGTGTTCTCCGTTGATACAATGACTTCATCAGGAAATGGTAATTCCAAGTCCAATATTACTGAATGAAATCATTAACCGAAACCAATCATTTCGGATTACGGGGGGAACTGTGCATGTCGTTTAAAGTGGCATTTATCGGGGCAGGCAGTATCGGATTTACAAGGGGGCTGCTGCGGGATTTGCTCTCAGTACCGGAGTTTAGGGATATTGAAATTGCGTTCTGCGATATCAATCAGCATAATCTGGACATGGTTACCGAGCTGTGTCAGCGGGATATCCGCGAGAATGGACTGAATATTCAGATTCAGCCGACAACGGACCGGAGAGAAGCGCTTAAGGATGCGAAGTATGTACTGTGTACAATTCGTGTAGGCGGGTTGGAAGCTTTTGCAACCGATGTGGACATTCCGCTCAAGTATGGGGTGGATCAATGTGTCGGCGATACATTGTGTGCTGGTGGGATTATGTATGGACAGCGCGGGATTGCCGAGATGCTGGACATCTGTAAGGATATTCGTGAGCAAAGTGCACCGGATGTTCTGCTCCTCAATTATTCCAATCCGATGGCCATGCTGACGTGGGCCTGCAACAAGTACGGCGGCGTGCGCACGATCGGACTATGTCATGGGGTACAGCACGGACATCACCAGATTGCGGAAGCGTTTGGGCTGAAAATGAATGAAGTGGATATTGTATGTGCCGGCATTAATCATCAGACCTGGTACATCAAGGCATCCCATGAAGGCAAAGATCTTACGGGTGATTTGCTCGAAGCCTTCGAGAAACATCCGGAATATAGCCGTACCGAGAAAGTGCGGATTGATATGCTGCGCCGATTTGGTTACTACAGTACGGAATCGAATGGTCACCTTAGCGAATACGTACCTTGGTACCGCAAACGTCCTGAAGAGATCAAGGATTGGATCGATCTGGACAGCTGGATTAATGGCGAGACAGGCGGGTACTTGCGTGTATGTACAGAAGGAAGAAATTGGTTTGAGACCGACTTCCCGAACTGGATGAAAGATGAGCCGAAGCAATTTGCCCAGGAAAAACGGGGCGGGGAACATGGTTCCTACATTATAGAAGGGTTGGAGACGGGACGTGTATACCGCGGACACTTCAATACCGTCAATAACGGTGTAATCTCCAATCTGCCGGATGATGCAATCATTGAAGCACCAGGATATGTGGACCGCAACGGCATTTCGATGCCGCTTGTAGGCGATTTGCCGCTCGGTCCGGCTGCCGTGTGTAACGTAAGCATTTCTGTACAACGGCTTGCGGTTGAAGCTGCTGTACATGGTGATGACAAACTATTGCGTCAGGCATTCATGATGGACCCACTTGTGGGTGCAGTATGTAATCCAAAAGAGATCTGGCAAATGGTCGATGAAATGCTGGTCGCCCAAGCTCAGTGGTTGCCGCAATATGGGGATGCCATTGCCGCGGCAGAAGCAAGACTCGCTGCGGGCAACCTGATTCCTACGAAGGATTACGAAGGTGCTGCACGTCTCAAAGTGAAAACCGTTGAGGAGATGCAGCAGGATCGTGATGCCGCCAACAAAAATGCGGGTGAATCGGATAAAGGGAAAGATCGCGAGAAAGTGCAGCAATAGATAGAGGCAGGATGTACAACAACGAAATAGGAATAAGAATATGATCGCAAGAAATAACCAAATGAATATGAATATAAACAGTAAACAGGGCCCTCTCATTATTGAGGGCCCTTATTTGTTTCTATTTTTTCTCCACAACACGAACCGCAAAAGCAAAAGAAGTACTTCCCAAGCTGACCTGTGAATCTTGACTTGAAGTCCAACGGACAGATGCTCCGTAATAATGTGTTCCTGGTTCCTTAGGAAGTTGGAAGGTCCCATCCGTGGAAGCGATAGGCTCGACTTGCTCCTCTATATATTCAAACAGATCCCATTCATCAGGCGGAATATCAGTGCCCATATGTATGGATACTTCTTCGCCAACAAGGACAGGCACAAATGTATGCCCTTTTAGCAAGTCCATACCTCCCACATAATCAGCGCAGGTGCCACTCCAACAATAACTGCCCTGTACAGCTGGAATAGAGATGCCGCTTTCGCTCTGGATAGTTGGCGTAGGCAGTTCCTGGGGTAAGTTGGAATCCGGTTCCTGAGCTTTGTCCTGTTGAGATCCCATATCTGCTTCCTTTGGATTGGTCGTTGGGGGTGAGCCGGATTCGTTTGTACCGTTACTTGGAGCAGGACTACAGCCGGATAATATCAGCAAAGTTGTAAGGAACACGACTGAAGACAATGTTCTCATTGTTTTGATGAATTTTATTTTATCCACCTCCCTAATATCTTCCAGACGAAAAGCAAGAGAAGAATGTTGCTCAGCAGTGGGCTGGAACGGAACTGAAGAAGTTTCAGGAGACGGGGAAATGGGATTCGCTTGTGCATGAGAAGCTGGTGGAACCGGCGCAAGTGAAAGAAGCTTTTTCACAAATTGTTGACAATTAAGTGGATTCAAATAGATGGAAAAGGACAAGAGGCTCGACTCTTCTTTCATGCTATGTTATTATAAGACTCTGATAACGTGGTAACGAACTAAAGCGTTTGGGTTTTGGTTATAGACATGGAGGGGTTAGAGAGATGAGAAAACAAGCGATATTTCTATTACTGATCAGCATATGCATGATTGTTGTTGCGGGTTGTTCCAGCTCGGGAAGCAAGGATGAACATGCCATTATTGTGGGAATAGATGATAAGTTTGCTCCAATGGGCTTCCGGGATGACAAGAATGAAATTGTTGGTTTTGATATTGATTATGCCAGAGCGGCAGCGGAGAAAATGGGGAAAAAGATTACGTTTCAGCCCATTGACTGGTCTTCCAAAGAATCGGAGCTGAACAGCGGCCGCATCGACCTGATCTGGAACGGTTACACAATTACGGATGAGCGGAAAGATAAAGTGCTGTTCACGAAGCCGTATCTGGAGAACAGTCAGGTTGCAGTCACACTCGCGGACTCACCGATCACGAAACTGGATGAACTGGATGGCAAAAATGTAGGGTTGCAGGCTCTGTCCTCTGCGGCTGATGCACTTGCCGCAAGTCCTCTGAACGATAAAGTGAAAGCTTCCGAATTCCCGGACAACGTACTGGCGCTAACTGATCTCAAGACTAAACGTTTGGATGCTGTCATCATCGACGAAGTGGTCGCGAGATATTACATGTCCAAGGAAGAGGGAACGTTCAAATTGCTGGATGAATCCCTTGCTCCGGAACAATACGGTATTGGTGTGAAAAAAGGTAATGAGGAACTGCTGAATCAGCTGCAAAAAGCACTGGATGAGCTGAATGCCGATGGCAAAGCAGCCGAGATATCCACCAAATGGTTTGGTGAAGATAAAGTTTTGAAATAGGTCCAGGCACTTGCCTGACATATGTAAACAACATGACCCCGGATTCCAAAATGGAGCAAGTCTCCTGAGGAATGCGGGGTTAACAGATTAGAGGAGCCGATTGCGATGAGTTGGGAATATCTCTCGGGCATTATGAAGCCCATGCTTGAAGGGGCACAGACCACAATCTTTTTATTTTTGCTGGCGATTGTGTTGTCTGTACCGCTTGGATTTGGAGTAACCTTGTTGATGAAAAGCCGATTCAAGCCACTGGCATGGATCGCTCATACGTACGTATATGTGATGCGGGGAACGCCTCTGATGCTTCAGCTGTTGTTCTTCTGCTTTGGTCTTCCGCTGCTTCCAGGCGTGGGGGAGTATCTTGTATTTGACCGCTTCACAGCAGCGGCACTGGCCTTTATTTTGAATTATGGTGCGTACTTTGCCGAGATTTTCAGAGGCGGATTGCTCTCGATTGATAAAGGACAACATGAAGCTGCACAGGTACTGGGCCTAAGCAAATGGCAGACGATGACGAAGGTCATCATTCCACAGATGATCCGGGTTGTTTTGCCTGCGACGGCGAACGAATCCATTACCTTGATCAAAGATACGGCGTTGCTGTATGCAGTTGCTGTACCTGAGTTACTCCACTATGCACAGGCTGCGGTAAACCGGGATTTCCGTCTGACCCCATTCCTGATTGCCGGTATTATTTATTTGTTGCTGACCATGGTACTCACCTTGTTCTTCAAGGCACTGGAGAAACGTTATACATTTGAGTAAACACGCACGGACCAGAAATTTATGAAGTTATCCAATCTGATCAATTAAAGGACTGTCTGCATATGACCCATATTATAGAAGTGAATCAGTTGAGAAAATCATTCGGTACACTCGATGTGCTGAAGCAGGTATCGTTTAACGTGGAGCCGGGCGAGGTCATTGCCGTGATCGGACCTTCAGGTTCCGGTAAAAGTACAATGCTGCGCAGCCTGATTCATCTTGAAGAGATTTCGGGTGGATCGATTCGCATTCAAGGACAGACGCTGGCTGAGAACGGATCGTACGCGGGTGGCGCGGATATTCGGAAGATTACGGATCGCATGGGCATGGTTTTTCAGCATTTCAATCTGTTTCCGCATCTGACCGTACAGGCGAATCTGGAACTGGCACCGAAGACGTTGAAAAAAGAAAGTTCGGCGATCATTCGGCAGCGCAGTCTGGAATTGCTCGGTAAAGTAGGGCTGTCCGACAAGGCGGATGCCTATCCCGCCAACCTGTCGGGTGGACAGAAACAGCGCGTAGCCATTGCTCGCGCACTGATGATGCAGCCGGATATTCTGCTGTTCGACGAACCGACCTCGGCACTCGATCCTGAGCTGACGGGAGAAGTGCTGCGTGTCATCAAGCAGCTCGCACAGGAGAATATGACGATGATGATCGTCACGCATGAGATGAGCTTTGCCCGCGATGTCGCGGATCGCGTCTTCTTCATGGACAACGGCGAAATCGCCGAGGCGGGTCCGCCGGAGCAGATTTTCGGCAATCCCAAGCTGGAGCGCACACGTACGTTTTTGCAGCGGGTGGAAGTGGAAGGGTAACTAGAAATATTTAAAATGAGGATGTCCCATAAGTCATGAATATGACGGGGCATCCTCTTTTAGCGTTATTTTGTTTTAATGAACCTGACACACGCTATTCGCTCCCATTTGCCCAGATCTGAGATCTAACGAATCACAGAGACGTTATTTCGTCGATTCACTTGATTTTTTAGGTTTTGAAGCCCTTTGATGACGAAATAGCGTTACTGAGGTTCGTTAAATCTTGCAACCGTTGATGATCTGCCTTTTAAGGTGCGGTAGGTTCGTTAGCGCTTGGAGCGAGGCAGAATTCCTTTTGAGAAAGACCTATTTTTTTGGAAAAGTTCCATTCAAGAGATGTAGCCGTCAAACAGCCAAATGCCTTCTGGGGAACGGACAAAAGAGAACTCATACGCGATATATCCTTCCAAACCTTTTGTCGTGATGTATTGTGCTATGAATAGCATGAAATGGTCCGTATCTTTTTGATTGTAACCTCTGAATTCGAATTCACCCCACTGTATACCCTGAAGGAAATTGACTTCATAGGAGTGGCCTGCATTATGAATAGTCATGGTATTGTTGTTTGTGGATATATCCACATTAGGGGAGGATACGGATTCAATATACGCCGTATCTCCAGACTCCATGGCAGAGATCAGCTTAAACGTCATGTTCAGAGTTTCTCTTAAATTGTTTCTGAGCTCCTCGCTATGTACGTTCTCTTGAATTTGAGCGATCTGTTCCTGAAGGCGAGCGTTATCTTCCCGTAATTCCTTGATGGTTTGCATATTTTCCTGGTTAAGTTCCATCGACTTCAAAGCTTCGACAGACGTATCCGATCCACTGCAGCCTGTCATCAAAAAAGTAACCGACAATAGTAAAGGTGCAAATTTATACATAATAAACCTCCTTATCCTTAAATTAGAATATCATAATTTCTGTGTTCTTAGGTGCTCTTAGTTTGCGGTCGATAAAGTAAATATATTTAATAAAATCGGAATATTTACAAATAATGGAGCATATTTTCCAAGCTAATCAAGTATAATGAGAATACTTAATAAACAGGGAGGATTTACCTTTGGACCAACGTCAGCATGATGCAGATCGTTATTATAGCGATCCGCTTCCGCCACCACCTTATGTAATACCCAAAACCAATGGCAAGTCTATCGCAGCGCTTGTCATGGGAATTTTGTCAATCATGATTCCATACTTGGGGTTTCTGATTGGAATTGTTGCTATCATATTTGCATCTATTTCTCTTAAAGAAATCAAGCTTCGCATGGAACAAGGAAGAGGACTCGCGATTGCTGGTCTCGTCTGTGGCATCATTGGCACGGCAATTTATGCGATTATCTTTTTGTTCCTGCTGGTTGCATTTCTCGCATTCTCCAGCGGCGAGATTTCTTCATATTAGGATATGTGGAATGAGAAAGGGCGATCTGCATTTGTCTCCTCACTAAAAAAGCAAGGCCGTGTATAAGCAAACACCCGCTGTGTTCCAGACGTGGGCCTTGCTTATACACATGCCTTGCTTTTTATTTTCCCATTTTATACGTGAAGTGCTGCCTCACCGCTTACTTCTTCGATCTCACTCGTACGATGCACCATGAAATAGGTGAAGGTAGCCGCCAGCCC from Paenibacillus sp. JNUCC-31 includes:
- a CDS encoding AraC family transcriptional regulator, producing MEAKHWTGSLFQEKLRTDDYGPRFYAYYYKQWANYQMSYHDHDSTEIMYIISGMCRVDVQMPDGSSEQAVLKKGQFILLDAGVPHRLLVQDGVPCRMLNVEFGVARSEPGQPSIRQLALEEEEVHAFLTQASPYLVLPDPEEVYHIMKSLVLELDQRGLMEQGRSSKPMRIIPPEERSHHRESRDLKSPEQGTLVRTLFIQLLVRVARLRGEINRSALDQTELYVKRTIEFMHHNMDRHIQMKDIAAAVNLHPGYLHRIFRQHTKRTPTDYLTMLRMEKAKMLLQQTDILISEISDYVGVGSRQYFHMLFKKYTGHTPVEFRSSIERHVSHYPSDE
- a CDS encoding amino acid ABC transporter substrate-binding protein, whose translation is MRKQAIFLLLISICMIVVAGCSSSGSKDEHAIIVGIDDKFAPMGFRDDKNEIVGFDIDYARAAAEKMGKKITFQPIDWSSKESELNSGRIDLIWNGYTITDERKDKVLFTKPYLENSQVAVTLADSPITKLDELDGKNVGLQALSSAADALAASPLNDKVKASEFPDNVLALTDLKTKRLDAVIIDEVVARYYMSKEEGTFKLLDESLAPEQYGIGVKKGNEELLNQLQKALDELNADGKAAEISTKWFGEDKVLK
- a CDS encoding histidine phosphatase family protein, which codes for MRTTFFLVRHGIKEKRIGDVPITSEGIAQAESTALHLANAPITKIVSSPLRRAKETAEYFALKTKAIVTEDQRLRERANWGDLPEQTFEEFIAMWDRCTIDPHYLPPVGDSSKQSGERLASFLTELANTEPPDSHIVIVTHGGLITDFLVNTFPVHELNVWHPDFIAMQSQLIPECSITTLIHENGKYTIQDFASVAHLK
- a CDS encoding rhamnogalacturonan lyase — protein: MPLAAKVLSSALSVALLVAGTAGTSGAAASNGNNGAEASLQSHKGGGPLKDIQLEYLDRGLVAASTSEGVFLSWRLLGDEATGYSDKGLTGTDFNVYRDGKKIATVTDSTNYVDAAGQSSSRYEVAAVTKKGKESKRSASVQPWANGYVDIPLQKPADGVTPVGEAFTYSANDMSVGDVDGDGQYEFFVKWDPSNSKDVSQKGYTGKTYVDCYTLDGQLLYRIDLGVNIRSGAHYTQMLVYDFDGDGKAEMMFKTAPGTKIIQYNKKGKVTSEKYITLPKQDRKAGYSNEDDYRLSADGYYDHVVDMFKNWHKHEEVVKGNWPATLEEAFGMEKKYTYPLSQQDAESLADYFIDVYAPSRSDKNELRKFEGFIVDGPEYVTVFEGESGKELETIPYEPGRQDDGLMWGDYAMARIEPGNRVDRFLAGVAYLDGKQPSAIFARGYYTRSTMVAYNWDGKKLKREWKVDSGWTPMKNPFNDGPHGVDGTDPEYGSITTQGAHYFSVADVDGDGKQEIVYGSATIDHDGIVLYSSTDLMPAQSAAPGTIARLGHGDALHVADIDPERPGLEIFMVHEGGPWAPYGYSLRDAKTGKVIYGGYTGKDTGRGMIGDVDPTRRGLETWAVGLWTASGEKISDKAPGTNMNIRWAADMTTQIVDGAIDVTPTIKDWNRGTLLTATGTLTNNYTKGTPSLVADIFGDWREEMLVRTEDSLAIRIYLSTEKTDRKLYTLMHDAMYRVGIAGQNSGYNQPSYPSFYMASDIDWSKVTLPKFHTPKSGKGGK
- a CDS encoding mediator of RNA polymerase II transcription subunit 4; amino-acid sequence: MYKFAPLLLSVTFLMTGCSGSDTSVEALKSMELNQENMQTIKELREDNARLQEQIAQIQENVHSEELRNNLRETLNMTFKLISAMESGDTAYIESVSSPNVDISTNNNTMTIHNAGHSYEVNFLQGIQWGEFEFRGYNQKDTDHFMLFIAQYITTKGLEGYIAYEFSFVRSPEGIWLFDGYIS
- a CDS encoding alpha-glucosidase/alpha-galactosidase → MSFKVAFIGAGSIGFTRGLLRDLLSVPEFRDIEIAFCDINQHNLDMVTELCQRDIRENGLNIQIQPTTDRREALKDAKYVLCTIRVGGLEAFATDVDIPLKYGVDQCVGDTLCAGGIMYGQRGIAEMLDICKDIREQSAPDVLLLNYSNPMAMLTWACNKYGGVRTIGLCHGVQHGHHQIAEAFGLKMNEVDIVCAGINHQTWYIKASHEGKDLTGDLLEAFEKHPEYSRTEKVRIDMLRRFGYYSTESNGHLSEYVPWYRKRPEEIKDWIDLDSWINGETGGYLRVCTEGRNWFETDFPNWMKDEPKQFAQEKRGGEHGSYIIEGLETGRVYRGHFNTVNNGVISNLPDDAIIEAPGYVDRNGISMPLVGDLPLGPAAVCNVSISVQRLAVEAAVHGDDKLLRQAFMMDPLVGAVCNPKEIWQMVDEMLVAQAQWLPQYGDAIAAAEARLAAGNLIPTKDYEGAARLKVKTVEEMQQDRDAANKNAGESDKGKDREKVQQ
- a CDS encoding amino acid ABC transporter ATP-binding protein, whose product is MTHIIEVNQLRKSFGTLDVLKQVSFNVEPGEVIAVIGPSGSGKSTMLRSLIHLEEISGGSIRIQGQTLAENGSYAGGADIRKITDRMGMVFQHFNLFPHLTVQANLELAPKTLKKESSAIIRQRSLELLGKVGLSDKADAYPANLSGGQKQRVAIARALMMQPDILLFDEPTSALDPELTGEVLRVIKQLAQENMTMMIVTHEMSFARDVADRVFFMDNGEIAEAGPPEQIFGNPKLERTRTFLQRVEVEG
- a CDS encoding amino acid ABC transporter permease, with protein sequence MSWEYLSGIMKPMLEGAQTTIFLFLLAIVLSVPLGFGVTLLMKSRFKPLAWIAHTYVYVMRGTPLMLQLLFFCFGLPLLPGVGEYLVFDRFTAAALAFILNYGAYFAEIFRGGLLSIDKGQHEAAQVLGLSKWQTMTKVIIPQMIRVVLPATANESITLIKDTALLYAVAVPELLHYAQAAVNRDFRLTPFLIAGIIYLLLTMVLTLFFKALEKRYTFE
- a CDS encoding DUF4190 domain-containing protein, with the translated sequence MDQRQHDADRYYSDPLPPPPYVIPKTNGKSIAALVMGILSIMIPYLGFLIGIVAIIFASISLKEIKLRMEQGRGLAIAGLVCGIIGTAIYAIIFLFLLVAFLAFSSGEISSY